The Bacillota bacterium LX-D genome includes a window with the following:
- a CDS encoding MBL fold metallo-hydrolase, whose product MLKFFTLASGSSGNSVYVGTKKTRFLVDAGISGKDITNRLRENGIEANELDGVLVTHEHKDHIKGVGVISRRYNLPIYATPGTWEGMEKDIGKVAEENKKFLDLNQSQELGDLKIEVLPTSHDALEPAAFAFYHKEASLGIVTDTGKITSSIRKNITGCKGLLLEANHDATMLRKGTYPVRLKKRIASTLGHLSNQMSGEALAEFITGNTQKVVLAHLSAENNRPPLAIHTVKEVLAEQGFTSCPELTVAPRYEAHPALQLKAE is encoded by the coding sequence TTGTTGAAGTTTTTTACTCTAGCTAGTGGTAGTTCAGGCAATTCTGTCTATGTAGGAACAAAAAAGACAAGATTCCTTGTTGATGCAGGCATTAGCGGCAAGGATATTACAAACCGCTTAAGGGAAAATGGTATAGAAGCTAATGAACTTGACGGGGTTTTAGTAACCCATGAACATAAAGATCACATAAAGGGAGTGGGGGTTATTTCCCGCCGTTACAATTTACCTATCTATGCCACACCAGGCACATGGGAGGGAATGGAAAAGGATATTGGCAAAGTCGCAGAAGAAAACAAAAAGTTTTTGGATCTAAACCAAAGCCAAGAGCTTGGAGATTTAAAAATTGAAGTATTGCCTACATCCCATGATGCTTTGGAGCCGGCTGCCTTTGCTTTTTATCATAAAGAAGCAAGTTTAGGAATAGTTACAGATACGGGTAAAATTACCAGCAGTATCAGAAAGAATATTACAGGGTGCAAGGGGCTTCTTTTAGAAGCTAATCATGATGCTACTATGTTAAGAAAAGGTACATATCCAGTCCGCTTAAAAAAGAGAATTGCCAGTACCCTAGGCCATTTATCCAACCAAATGAGCGGAGAGGCTTTAGCAGAATTTATTACGGGAAATACGCAAAAAGTAGTTTTAGCCCATCTAAGTGCCGAGAATAACCGGCCGCCCTTAGCAATACATACGGTTAAAGAAGTTCTAGCGGAACAGGGGTTTACCAGCTGTCCCGAGCTAACTGTAGCTCCACGTTACGAAGCACACCCTGCGCTGCAACTTAAAGCTGAATAA
- the murA gene encoding UDP-N-acetylglucosamine 1-carboxyvinyltransferase: MEKILIKGGKKLQGKVQISGAKNAALAVISAAVLAHGETVLENVPRIADVEVLLEILHKLGAKVAWLEENTLSITVPDEIGYITPYNLVRKLRASNLLLGALLARRGQAEVSMPGGCNIGIRPMDLHLKGFQAMGAKVEVENGYIKTSGALQGSQIYLDFPSVGATENIMMAAAGAQGTTMIGNVAKEPEIVDLANFLNTLGAKVRGAGTDIIKIEGARTLQGARYSIIPDRIEAGTFMLAAAITGSDILIQNVIPHHLQPIIAKLRETGIEIFEDEEEVRVVGSKDYTSTDIKTLPFPGFPTDMQSQMMAFLSLAKGTSVITETVYENRLQTADELKRMGAHIKVEGQTAVVFGVEKLCGSQVRACDLRSGAALVLAGLAAEGQTKISNVHLIDRGYEKLVAKLSSLGADIERICE; this comes from the coding sequence ATGGAAAAAATACTAATTAAAGGTGGAAAAAAACTGCAGGGAAAGGTTCAAATCAGCGGTGCGAAAAATGCCGCCTTAGCCGTTATTTCAGCCGCTGTTTTAGCCCATGGAGAGACGGTTTTAGAAAATGTACCCCGCATTGCTGATGTAGAAGTACTGTTGGAGATACTGCATAAGTTAGGAGCGAAAGTAGCCTGGCTGGAGGAAAATACGCTAAGCATAACAGTTCCTGATGAAATTGGCTATATAACACCATATAATTTAGTAAGAAAATTACGGGCTTCCAATTTACTGCTGGGCGCTCTCTTAGCCCGCCGGGGGCAGGCTGAAGTATCTATGCCTGGGGGCTGCAATATTGGCATTAGGCCCATGGATTTACATTTAAAAGGATTTCAGGCCATGGGGGCCAAAGTAGAAGTTGAAAATGGCTATATTAAAACCTCTGGGGCTTTGCAGGGGAGCCAAATCTATTTAGATTTTCCCAGCGTTGGTGCTACGGAAAATATAATGATGGCTGCTGCAGGGGCCCAAGGTACAACTATGATTGGAAATGTTGCTAAAGAACCAGAGATTGTGGATTTAGCTAACTTTTTAAATACTCTCGGTGCCAAAGTACGGGGTGCAGGTACGGATATTATTAAAATTGAAGGAGCCCGAACTTTACAGGGAGCCCGTTATAGTATTATTCCTGATCGCATCGAAGCAGGAACTTTTATGTTGGCGGCAGCTATAACTGGTAGCGATATTTTGATTCAGAATGTAATTCCCCATCATTTACAGCCAATCATAGCTAAACTTCGGGAAACGGGCATTGAAATCTTTGAAGATGAAGAGGAAGTCCGCGTTGTGGGGTCTAAGGATTATACATCTACTGATATTAAAACACTGCCTTTCCCAGGTTTTCCTACAGACATGCAGTCCCAGATGATGGCATTTTTGTCACTGGCTAAAGGGACTAGTGTTATTACGGAAACAGTTTATGAAAACAGGCTGCAAACAGCAGATGAATTAAAAAGAATGGGCGCTCACATTAAAGTTGAAGGTCAAACTGCTGTTGTCTTTGGTGTAGAAAAATTATGTGGTTCCCAAGTTCGTGCTTGCGATTTACGTTCCGGGGCAGCTTTAGTGTTAGCAGGATTAGCTGCGGAAGGACAAACAAAAATTTCTAATGTACATTTAATTGATCGGGGCTACGAAAAACTGGTAGCTAAGCTTAGTTCTTTGGGAGCTGATATCGAAAGAATTTGTGAATAA